The Blastomonas sp. SL216 DNA window TACGCGAGCGGGCTTCCGACAGGTTGGTCGAACGGTTGACCAGGCTCGACACGGTCGCCTGCAGACGGTTCTGGCTGGCACCCAGGCTTGCCTGTGCGGTGGTGATCGTGTTCAGCGCAGTATCGAGCGCGGTCAGCGCGGCGGCCGGATCACCGGTGCCGCTGAGGTCGCCGATGTCGACGGTATCGATGCCCAGGCCAACGGTCGTGACGTTGGTGAGCGCGATATTCACGGTGTCGCCCGAGGCGATTCCGGTCTGGATCGCGACCGGGGTTGCAGTGTTTAGCAGCGCAACGCCGTTGAAGTTGGTCTTGTTGGCAACATCGTTGACCTGCGCCTTCAGCGCGGTGACTTCCGCCTGGAGGTTCGTACGGTCGCTGTTGGCCAGCGTGCCCGAAGCCGATTGCACGGCCAGTTCACGCATACGCTGCATCATGTTGACGATTTCGTTCATGCCGCCTTCAGCGGTCTGCGCCAGCGAGATGCCGTCGTTCGCGTTACGGACGGCCTGGTTGAGGCCGCGGATCTGCGAGGTCATGCGCGTGGAAATGGCATTACCGGCAGCGTCATCCGCCGCGGAGTTGATGCGCTTGCCGGTCGACAGGCGATCGATCGACTTCGACAGGCTCATCTGAGCCGAGGACGAAGCATTGGCAGCGCGCAGCGCTGCAACATTGGTTCCGATAACAGTCATTTGTGGTTCCTTCCACTGGTCTCAGGGGTGGCCCCTGTTCCAAGGACGACCTCAAGAGGTTTGACGGCTGGGCTGACGGGCAGCCAGGCAACTTGCGTCATGAAATTGGCAGACGCTTCGTTATCCTGACCTGGCCGCCGTCAGCCCAACGTCGTCGTTTATCGGATCAGGCTCAGCACACCCTGCTGGCTCTGGTTGGCCTGGGCCAGCATCGCCGTCGACGCCTGGCTCAGGATCTGGGCCTTGGCGAGGTTG harbors:
- a CDS encoding flagellin; translation: MTVIGTNVAALRAANASSSAQMSLSKSIDRLSTGKRINSAADDAAGNAISTRMTSQIRGLNQAVRNANDGISLAQTAEGGMNEIVNMMQRMRELAVQSASGTLANSDRTNLQAEVTALKAQVNDVANKTNFNGVALLNTATPVAIQTGIASGDTVNIALTNVTTVGLGIDTVDIGDLSGTGDPAAALTALDTALNTITTAQASLGASQNRLQATVSSLVNRSTNLSEARSRIQDANFSEESTNLAKAQILSQASTAMLAQANQSQQGVLSLIR